In Geminocystis sp. NIES-3709, a single genomic region encodes these proteins:
- the rpiA gene encoding ribose-5-phosphate isomerase RpiA, producing the protein MSTDPVVIMKQEVGKIAASKVKSNTIVGLGTGSTTAYAIQYIGERLANGELTNIVGVPTSFQAEVLAKKYGIPLTTLDAIDHIDVAIDGADEVDPHKNLIKGGGAAHTREKVVDSLADQFIVVVDGGKLVDELGSTFLLPVEVIPMAVTPVMRQLEELGGKPELRMGIKKAGPVVTDQGNLVIDVKFDRIDNPAELEMKINNLPGVLENGLFVGVADVILVGEIIDGKPSVREF; encoded by the coding sequence ATGAGTACGGATCCAGTGGTAATAATGAAACAAGAAGTGGGTAAAATAGCTGCTTCTAAGGTAAAATCAAACACGATCGTAGGATTGGGTACAGGTTCAACTACGGCTTATGCTATTCAATACATCGGCGAAAGACTAGCTAATGGTGAGTTAACCAATATTGTAGGTGTTCCAACTTCATTTCAAGCTGAAGTTTTAGCAAAAAAATATGGTATTCCTCTTACCACTTTGGATGCGATCGATCATATAGATGTCGCAATTGATGGTGCAGATGAAGTTGATCCTCATAAAAACTTGATTAAAGGCGGTGGTGCAGCCCATACTAGAGAAAAAGTAGTTGACAGTTTAGCGGATCAATTTATAGTAGTGGTAGATGGTGGTAAATTGGTAGATGAGTTAGGTTCTACTTTTTTATTACCAGTAGAAGTAATTCCTATGGCTGTAACTCCGGTAATGCGTCAATTGGAAGAGTTAGGGGGTAAGCCAGAGTTAAGAATGGGTATCAAAAAAGCTGGCCCTGTGGTAACAGATCAAGGTAATCTTGTTATTGACGTAAAATTCGATCGTATTGATAATCCTGCGGAGTTAGAAATGAAAATTAATAACCTTCCGGGGGTATTAGAAAATGGCTTATTTGTAGGAGTAGCTGACGTGATATTGGTAGGAGAAATAATTGATGGCAAACCCTCAGTAAGAGAATTTTAA
- a CDS encoding M48 family metallopeptidase, translating into MFKIKRKILYPFISFTLALTLILTNVKVSNAVPWGELIFRGIQAIQISNLSDQQEVEFGNQIRQQLLSQNKIQLYRNEELYRYVNKIGRRLVAVSTRSNLPYRFEIVNNPQVNAFATMGGFVYLHTGLITTASNEAELASVMAHEIGHVVGRHSQKQMRQQAITQGLLTAAGLDKASVVQLGVTLALNLPYSRQDEFEADALGLEMLTSAGYAPGAMVDFMQKLGKSGGRVPTLLSTHPAGIDRAIALGQKIPRNMAYQGEGLDEEEYQYKIQRLIRTR; encoded by the coding sequence GTGTTTAAAATTAAACGAAAAATTCTATATCCTTTTATTTCATTTACTTTAGCCTTAACCTTGATCCTTACTAATGTAAAAGTTAGTAATGCAGTTCCTTGGGGTGAATTGATATTTAGAGGGATACAAGCTATTCAAATTAGTAATTTGAGCGATCAGCAAGAAGTAGAATTTGGCAATCAAATACGTCAACAATTACTATCTCAAAATAAGATTCAACTTTATCGTAATGAAGAGTTATATCGTTATGTTAATAAAATTGGACGTAGATTAGTCGCTGTTAGTACTAGATCAAATTTACCTTATCGTTTTGAAATTGTCAACAATCCTCAAGTAAATGCATTTGCCACAATGGGAGGATTTGTTTATCTTCACACTGGTTTAATTACAACTGCCTCGAATGAAGCTGAATTGGCTAGTGTTATGGCTCATGAAATTGGTCATGTAGTTGGTCGTCATTCTCAAAAACAAATGCGTCAACAAGCTATTACTCAAGGTTTATTAACGGCGGCAGGGTTGGATAAAGCAAGTGTTGTACAATTGGGAGTAACTTTAGCTTTAAATTTGCCTTATAGTCGTCAAGACGAGTTTGAAGCTGATGCTTTGGGGTTAGAAATGCTCACTTCTGCTGGTTATGCCCCAGGTGCAATGGTTGATTTTATGCAAAAATTAGGAAAATCTGGAGGCCGAGTACCCACTTTACTCAGCACTCATCCGGCTGGAATCGATCGTGCGATCGCTCTTGGGCAAAAAATTCCTCGTAATATGGCTTACCAAGGAGAAGGTTTAGACGAAGAGGAATATCAGTATAAAATCCAAAGGTTAATACGCACAAGATAA
- a CDS encoding DUF2997 domain-containing protein produces the protein MTMETLEFIIFPDGRVQEKVTGIIGKSCQEVTKAIESQLGRVIYQEKTGEYYEEKLPINNDLHNQNW, from the coding sequence ATGACAATGGAGACATTAGAATTTATTATCTTTCCTGATGGTCGAGTACAAGAAAAAGTCACGGGAATTATAGGAAAGTCTTGTCAAGAAGTAACTAAAGCCATCGAGTCTCAATTAGGTAGAGTTATATATCAAGAAAAAACAGGAGAGTATTATGAGGAAAAACTACCAATAAATAATGACCTTCACAATCAGAATTGGTAA
- a CDS encoding DUF1257 domain-containing protein, with protein sequence MSHFSSIKTQIRNLASLKASLADLGVDWKEGPSNIRGYQGQTSQAEIVIQQQNNYDIGFSWNGEEYELVADLQYWQQPWTVDGFLQRVTQGYALHTVLKESSQQGFSVTEQQKNDDGSIRLVVQRWS encoded by the coding sequence ATGTCACACTTTAGCAGTATAAAAACTCAAATCCGAAATCTTGCGTCCTTAAAAGCCTCCCTTGCTGATTTAGGAGTTGATTGGAAAGAAGGCCCTTCTAACATCAGAGGTTATCAAGGACAAACTAGTCAAGCAGAAATTGTCATTCAACAGCAGAATAACTATGATATTGGTTTTAGCTGGAATGGCGAAGAATATGAGTTGGTCGCTGATTTACAATACTGGCAACAGCCTTGGACTGTTGATGGTTTTTTACAGCGTGTGACTCAAGGTTATGCTTTACATACCGTTTTAAAAGAATCTTCTCAACAGGGTTTCTCTGTCACCGAACAACAAAAAAATGACGATGGTTCAATTCGCTTAGTTGTTCAACGGTGGAGTTAA
- a CDS encoding ferredoxin, giving the protein MFLQNNDLTTGLEPELGGIWRDNPERSGFEPELGGFDRQRGVYVDEVTCIGCKNCVHVAPNTFYIEDNYGRSRVYNQDGDTEEIIQEAIDTCPVDCIHWLDYTQIKRKEGQRKYQDVRPLGYPQIRKSPNKSPAN; this is encoded by the coding sequence ATGTTCCTTCAAAATAATGATTTAACGACAGGATTAGAACCAGAATTAGGTGGTATTTGGCGGGATAATCCAGAAAGAAGCGGATTTGAGCCAGAATTAGGTGGTTTCGATCGACAAAGAGGAGTTTATGTAGATGAAGTAACCTGTATCGGTTGCAAAAATTGTGTTCATGTTGCTCCAAATACTTTTTATATTGAAGATAATTATGGTCGATCGAGGGTTTATAATCAGGATGGTGACACAGAAGAAATTATCCAAGAAGCGATCGACACTTGTCCAGTCGATTGTATTCACTGGTTAGATTATACACAAATTAAACGTAAAGAAGGGCAAAGAAAATATCAAGATGTACGTCCTCTTGGTTATCCTCAAATTCGTAAATCACCGAATAAATCGCCAGCAAATTAG
- the psb35 gene encoding photosystem II assembly protein Psb35 codes for MNNLLLETVASTGQFPVYFVAVYVVGFIAAVVIGSIAWYSSKRPVGWEDAEKPDFIPEIKNNNQNNNNS; via the coding sequence ATGAATAATTTATTATTAGAAACAGTTGCTAGTACCGGACAATTTCCTGTTTATTTCGTTGCAGTATATGTTGTAGGTTTTATTGCTGCCGTTGTGATTGGTTCGATCGCTTGGTATAGTTCCAAACGTCCAGTAGGTTGGGAAGATGCAGAAAAACCAGATTTTATTCCTGAAATAAAAAACAATAATCAAAATAATAATAATTCATAA
- a CDS encoding MoaD/ThiS family protein has translation MNIKTNLITVKIKLFAIYQEIYQQPEITLEITANTKLKDILSIIEKQKPSIKSWKQITRLAVNLEFVNPEYCLHDGDEIALIPPVSGG, from the coding sequence ATGAACATAAAAACAAACTTAATTACAGTTAAAATCAAATTATTTGCCATTTATCAAGAAATATATCAACAACCAGAAATTACATTAGAAATTACAGCCAATACTAAATTAAAAGATATTTTATCCATTATTGAAAAACAAAAACCATCAATAAAATCTTGGAAACAAATAACCAGACTAGCTGTAAATTTAGAATTTGTAAATCCAGAGTATTGTCTTCATGATGGAGATGAAATTGCTCTAATTCCTCCCGTTAGTGGAGGTTAA
- a CDS encoding carbohydrate ABC transporter permease, with protein MPQILPSKKTNFFHTLKQPNLIAWLFLAPALIFLSIFLFFPIFSLIYISFTDGSLVSTKWIGLANYKRLLIDTDFQQIIFNTLYFAIATILPSIIIPLFLSILLNQKIILRGFFRTTYFIPSITSLVAMGLGFRWLFQNNGPINELLLSLNISPIPWLNSTFWAMPVLIIFSTWRQIGFNLVIFLAGLQAIPKSRYEASELDGANFWQKIWYITLPGLKPTLIFTTITTAIFTFRSFEQVYIITNGGPSNSTNLLSFYIYEQAFRQFNFGYAAASTSILLIIAIILVIIQLIIWKD; from the coding sequence ATGCCCCAAATCCTACCATCAAAAAAAACAAACTTTTTTCACACCCTAAAACAGCCGAATCTTATCGCATGGTTATTTTTAGCACCTGCGTTAATTTTTCTTAGTATTTTTCTGTTTTTCCCAATTTTTTCTCTTATTTATATTAGTTTTACTGATGGTAGTTTAGTCAGCACTAAATGGATTGGTTTAGCAAATTACAAAAGATTGCTAATTGATACTGATTTTCAGCAAATTATTTTTAATACCCTTTATTTTGCGATCGCTACTATTCTTCCGAGTATAATTATTCCCTTATTTTTAAGCATTTTATTAAATCAAAAAATAATATTAAGAGGATTTTTTCGCACAACTTATTTCATTCCCAGTATCACTTCCCTAGTCGCTATGGGCTTAGGATTTCGATGGTTATTCCAAAATAATGGACCTATTAACGAACTATTATTATCATTAAATATTAGCCCAATACCTTGGTTAAATAGTACCTTTTGGGCGATGCCAGTATTAATAATTTTTAGCACATGGCGACAAATTGGTTTTAACTTAGTCATATTTTTAGCAGGATTACAAGCCATTCCCAAATCTCGTTATGAGGCCTCTGAATTAGATGGGGCTAATTTTTGGCAGAAAATTTGGTATATCACTCTACCCGGGTTAAAACCAACTCTAATATTTACCACCATAACCACCGCCATTTTTACATTTCGATCATTTGAGCAAGTATATATCATAACCAATGGAGGACCATCTAACTCCACCAATTTATTATCTTTCTATATCTATGAACAAGCCTTTCGCCAATTCAACTTTGGTTATGCCGCAGCAAGTACAAGCATTCTCTTAATAATTGCCATTATCCTAGTCATAATTCAACTAATCATTTGGAAAGATTGA
- a CDS encoding TldD/PmbA family protein: MSTTLLISREIPNLSYHPSHDRFDLTWEKPLSTLLGIGRAAGADFVEFFLEKANYISCLAEDDTITSITPRLSTGAGVRVFRGKQDCYVSTNNLTFSGLKQALEKALSILGFNLPQGSAFIPEINLEMFRDYATAKSKDTWLSHCSNMQEMGDILLSANHKLNKTANHVQSRRAAYFRDWQEVLIASTDGTFARDIRLTQSVGYNLLCADGEHRSSIGKRDGDTSNPSFLRNWNYDTVAEEVAESAGKMLYADYVESGQYPIVMANQFGGVIFHEACGHLLETTQIERKSTPFMDKKGEKIAHENLTAWDEGLSDQAFGTIDMDDEGMPPQRTLLIENGILKNFLADRAGAIRTGHPRTGSGRRQSYSFAAASRMRNTYIAPGKYSVDEVFTSVDKGIYCKKMGGGSVGPTGEFNFGVDEAYLIENGKITKPLKGATLIGEAKEIMTKISMSSQDIGLAAGFCGSVSGSIYVTVGQPHIKVDSITVGGR; the protein is encoded by the coding sequence ATGTCAACAACTTTATTAATTTCCCGTGAAATACCAAATCTATCCTATCATCCCAGTCACGATCGTTTTGATCTGACATGGGAAAAACCCTTATCCACATTATTAGGCATAGGAAGGGCTGCAGGTGCTGATTTTGTAGAATTTTTTCTGGAAAAAGCTAATTATATCAGTTGTTTAGCCGAAGATGATACTATTACGAGTATTACTCCTCGATTATCTACAGGTGCAGGAGTAAGGGTTTTTCGTGGCAAACAAGACTGCTATGTTAGTACTAATAATTTAACCTTTTCTGGATTAAAACAAGCCCTAGAGAAAGCCTTATCTATTTTAGGTTTCAATCTTCCTCAAGGTAGTGCTTTTATCCCTGAAATTAATCTGGAAATGTTTCGGGATTATGCTACTGCTAAAAGTAAAGATACATGGTTGAGTCACTGTAGCAATATGCAAGAAATGGGTGACATTCTTTTAAGTGCCAATCATAAACTGAACAAAACTGCTAATCATGTGCAATCTCGTCGTGCCGCTTATTTCCGTGACTGGCAAGAAGTTTTAATTGCCTCCACTGATGGCACTTTTGCTCGAGATATTCGCTTAACTCAATCTGTTGGTTATAATCTTTTATGTGCTGATGGTGAACATCGATCGTCTATTGGTAAACGAGATGGTGACACCAGTAATCCTAGTTTTTTAAGAAATTGGAATTATGATACCGTAGCCGAAGAAGTTGCCGAATCCGCAGGTAAAATGTTATATGCCGACTATGTAGAATCAGGGCAATATCCTATAGTTATGGCTAATCAATTTGGCGGTGTAATCTTTCATGAAGCCTGTGGACATTTATTAGAAACCACCCAAATCGAAAGAAAAAGTACTCCTTTCATGGATAAAAAAGGTGAGAAAATTGCCCATGAAAATCTAACTGCTTGGGATGAAGGCTTATCAGATCAAGCATTTGGAACTATAGATATGGATGATGAAGGAATGCCTCCTCAACGCACTCTTTTAATCGAAAATGGCATCTTAAAGAACTTTTTAGCCGATCGAGCAGGTGCAATACGAACAGGACATCCTCGTACTGGTAGTGGTAGAAGACAAAGTTATAGCTTTGCCGCTGCTTCTCGTATGCGTAATACTTACATTGCTCCGGGTAAATATTCTGTTGATGAAGTCTTTACCTCTGTTGATAAAGGTATTTACTGTAAAAAAATGGGAGGTGGAAGTGTTGGCCCTACAGGTGAGTTTAACTTCGGTGTTGACGAAGCCTACCTCATCGAAAACGGTAAAATAACCAAACCCTTAAAAGGTGCAACCCTTATTGGTGAAGCAAAAGAAATTATGACGAAAATTTCTATGTCATCTCAAGATATAGGATTAGCCGCTGGTTTTTGTGGTTCAGTCAGTGGAAGTATTTATGTAACCGTTGGACAGCCTCACATTAAAGTTGATTCTATTACCGTTGGTGGAAGGTAG
- the gloB gene encoding hydroxyacylglutathione hydrolase, with protein sequence MNVIRIPVLSDNYIFLLHDVNTNQVAVVDPALSEPVLAEINNLGGNLVAIFNTHHHFDHVGGNKELLEHYPNAVVYGGVKDKGRIPRQDVFLEEGDTVEFAGRKANVYFVPGHTYAHIAYYFPPLDESEWGELFCGDTLFAGGCGRLFEGTPTDMVNSLTKFRNLPDSTRVWCAHEYTLSNLKFAITVDTDNQNLHDRYQQVILDRANNIPTIPSSIELEKLTNPFLRWDNPKIKETMGFDEPARVFGRLRGMKDNF encoded by the coding sequence ATGAATGTTATTAGGATACCTGTTTTAAGCGATAACTATATATTTTTACTTCATGATGTTAATACTAACCAAGTTGCGGTTGTTGATCCTGCCTTATCTGAACCAGTTTTAGCAGAAATTAACAATTTAGGCGGAAATTTAGTTGCAATTTTCAATACTCATCATCATTTTGATCATGTAGGGGGTAACAAGGAATTATTAGAACATTATCCTAATGCTGTGGTTTATGGTGGTGTTAAAGATAAAGGTAGAATCCCCCGTCAAGACGTGTTTTTAGAGGAAGGAGATACTGTAGAATTTGCTGGAAGAAAAGCAAATGTTTATTTTGTACCCGGTCATACTTACGCTCATATTGCGTACTATTTTCCTCCTTTAGATGAATCAGAATGGGGAGAGTTATTTTGTGGTGATACTCTATTTGCTGGGGGTTGTGGTAGGTTGTTTGAGGGTACACCGACAGATATGGTAAATTCTTTAACTAAGTTTCGCAATCTTCCTGATTCCACTAGGGTATGGTGTGCCCATGAATATACTCTGAGTAATTTAAAATTTGCTATCACCGTAGATACAGATAATCAAAACTTACACGATCGTTATCAACAAGTTATACTCGATCGAGCTAATAATATTCCGACCATACCATCTTCCATTGAATTGGAAAAATTAACAAATCCTTTTTTACGATGGGATAACCCAAAAATTAAAGAAACGATGGGTTTTGACGAACCAGCAAGGGTTTTTGGACGTTTAAGAGGGATGAAAGATAATTTTTAA
- a CDS encoding ABC transporter ATP-binding protein, whose protein sequence is MSYLLEVEDVYAGYIKDLNILQGINFKIQANELVTVIGPNGAGKSTLAKTIFGLLSPNQGKIIFKGENITGLKPNEIVKRGMCYVPQIVNVFPSLTIEENLEMGAYTLSGSTKKQKDLIYTMFPKLKERAKQSAGTLSGGERQMLAMGRALMLDPDLLLLDEPSAALSPILVNNIFEQIKAINAVGKAIVLVEQNAKKALMMAHRGYVLESGRDAIEGKGEDLLNNPQVAELYLGVSH, encoded by the coding sequence ATGAGTTATTTACTAGAAGTTGAAGATGTCTATGCAGGTTATATTAAAGATTTGAATATTTTACAGGGTATAAATTTTAAAATTCAAGCTAATGAGTTAGTAACTGTAATCGGCCCTAATGGTGCTGGAAAATCTACTTTAGCAAAGACAATTTTTGGTTTATTATCTCCAAATCAAGGCAAAATTATCTTTAAAGGAGAAAATATCACCGGATTGAAGCCCAATGAGATTGTTAAGCGAGGAATGTGCTATGTACCTCAAATTGTTAACGTTTTCCCCAGTCTTACTATTGAAGAAAATTTAGAAATGGGTGCTTATACTCTATCGGGTTCAACAAAGAAACAAAAAGACCTAATATATACTATGTTCCCTAAATTGAAAGAAAGGGCAAAACAAAGTGCGGGTACTTTATCCGGTGGTGAAAGACAAATGTTAGCTATGGGTAGGGCTTTAATGTTAGATCCTGATTTATTATTGTTAGATGAACCATCCGCAGCACTTTCTCCTATTTTGGTGAATAATATCTTTGAACAAATAAAGGCTATCAATGCTGTGGGTAAGGCGATAGTTTTAGTAGAGCAAAACGCAAAAAAAGCCTTAATGATGGCTCATCGTGGTTATGTGTTAGAAAGTGGTAGAGATGCTATTGAAGGTAAAGGAGAAGATTTACTCAATAATCCCCAAGTAGCAGAGTTATATCTGGGTGTAAGTCATTAA
- a CDS encoding ferredoxin family protein: protein MPHTIVTDVCEGIADCVSACPVACIHEGPSKNIKGTDWYWIDFDTCIDCGICLQVCPVEDAILAEERPELQKTPV from the coding sequence GTGCCACATACTATTGTAACTGATGTTTGTGAAGGAATCGCCGATTGTGTGTCAGCGTGTCCAGTTGCGTGTATTCATGAAGGCCCAAGTAAAAATATAAAAGGTACTGATTGGTATTGGATCGATTTTGACACTTGTATTGACTGCGGAATTTGTCTTCAAGTTTGTCCTGTTGAAGATGCCATCTTAGCAGAAGAACGACCCGAATTACAAAAAACCCCTGTCTAG
- a CDS encoding class I SAM-dependent methyltransferase, producing the protein MVWNEGYVAEIKYTYGFYGELSPLKLALASVIKSIQAPNLNQIFNYCELGCGRGYTTNLLASAYPHAQFYANDFNPSHILEAKTLAEMANTKNVHFFDDSFAEFINQDLPHFDFIVLHGIYSWISKENRQAIINFIRQKLKVGGLVYVSYNTLPGWSAVMPMQGLMLRHQKRSSLPILEAIEEALNFTEQLLEANATYFVQNPVIKSRYEQLKQQNRHYLAHEYFNEEWNSFYFDEVAQELNEAKLNFVGSAHILDYIDILNLSTTAQTQLNNIKDPIYKEVVRDFFLNTQFRRDIFARGLLSLSAIDQTQIIQNIRYALIVHPNTIKLNHTFAVGDVTLQAEVYEPICHLLAKSPLTMKELHDHPTVNHITLNNLFQALMVLTGIGYIHPAVDDETYQKRKKSTDAFNYAVIQRASITDEMGYLASPLIGTGVAVTVIEQLLLLAKSKNQDGVKFVWQLLFSQNKKLIKDNKTLETPEENIAHIESLAKDFYDDRFPTLQKLGI; encoded by the coding sequence ATGGTTTGGAATGAAGGTTACGTTGCTGAAATTAAATATACTTATGGCTTTTATGGTGAATTAAGCCCTCTCAAATTGGCTTTAGCCAGTGTCATTAAATCAATTCAAGCACCAAATTTAAACCAAATCTTTAATTATTGTGAATTAGGTTGTGGTAGAGGATACACAACAAATTTACTGGCTTCTGCTTATCCTCATGCACAATTTTATGCTAACGACTTCAACCCTAGCCATATTCTTGAAGCCAAAACATTAGCCGAAATGGCAAACACCAAAAATGTTCATTTCTTTGATGATAGTTTTGCTGAATTTATTAATCAAGATTTACCGCATTTTGATTTTATTGTTTTACATGGTATTTATAGCTGGATTAGCAAAGAAAATCGTCAAGCCATTATTAACTTTATTCGTCAAAAGCTCAAAGTAGGGGGTTTAGTTTATGTTTCTTATAACACATTGCCGGGATGGTCAGCAGTGATGCCCATGCAAGGTTTAATGTTAAGACATCAAAAACGATCGTCATTACCTATTTTAGAAGCCATTGAAGAGGCTTTAAATTTTACAGAACAATTATTAGAAGCCAATGCCACTTATTTTGTGCAGAATCCTGTAATTAAATCTCGTTATGAACAGCTTAAACAACAAAATCGCCATTATCTAGCCCATGAATATTTTAATGAAGAATGGAACTCTTTTTATTTTGATGAAGTAGCACAAGAGTTAAACGAAGCAAAACTTAACTTTGTTGGCTCGGCTCATATTCTTGATTACATTGACATACTTAATCTTTCCACAACCGCTCAAACACAACTTAATAATATAAAAGATCCGATTTATAAAGAAGTCGTCAGAGATTTTTTTCTCAATACTCAATTTCGGCGAGATATATTTGCTCGTGGGCTGTTATCTTTATCGGCAATAGATCAAACACAAATAATACAAAATATTCGTTATGCTTTGATTGTACATCCAAACACGATTAAATTAAATCATACTTTTGCGGTAGGAGATGTCACTCTACAAGCAGAAGTCTATGAGCCGATTTGTCATCTTTTAGCAAAATCTCCTTTAACGATGAAGGAGTTACATGATCATCCCACGGTTAATCACATTACCTTAAACAATCTTTTCCAAGCCTTGATGGTTTTAACAGGTATTGGCTATATCCATCCGGCGGTAGATGATGAAACTTACCAAAAAAGAAAAAAATCTACTGATGCTTTTAATTATGCAGTGATACAAAGAGCATCAATTACAGATGAAATGGGTTATTTAGCTTCTCCTTTAATTGGTACTGGTGTTGCAGTGACTGTCATAGAACAATTGTTACTTTTAGCAAAGTCGAAGAATCAAGACGGTGTGAAATTTGTATGGCAATTACTCTTTAGTCAAAACAAAAAACTGATAAAAGATAATAAGACATTAGAAACACCAGAAGAAAATATTGCTCATATTGAAAGTCTTGCCAAAGATTTTTATGACGATCGTTTTCCCACTTTACAAAAGTTAGGAATTTAG
- a CDS encoding DUF2301 domain-containing membrane protein, whose translation MESNIYQGQFGNFTITEDDRKEVMIYRLGLAIAGISFSVGILLFFLLGLTPIIEKILTILFALFIVGLAISLQTIHIYLKPLHNTLKVFWLIGTISTIIFSIESQGHLVIFIQNQPLSLLGIGFIFASLTGIFIKEAFCFNRIESKILSFIIPSLLLGYMMKILPLKLEQFLLTTWAILFLVFLMGKAIQEIPPDIGDKSVFQYLKSKTS comes from the coding sequence ATGGAATCTAATATTTATCAAGGACAATTCGGTAATTTTACCATTACAGAAGACGATCGAAAAGAGGTAATGATATATCGTCTTGGTTTAGCCATAGCAGGGATAAGTTTTTCTGTGGGGATTTTACTATTTTTCTTGTTAGGTTTAACACCTATTATTGAGAAAATTTTAACGATATTATTTGCTTTATTTATTGTGGGATTAGCCATAAGTTTACAGACTATTCATATTTATTTAAAACCCTTACATAACACCCTAAAAGTTTTTTGGTTAATTGGTACAATTAGTACTATCATTTTTTCGATCGAAAGTCAAGGACACTTAGTAATATTTATTCAAAATCAACCTTTAAGTTTATTAGGAATTGGATTTATTTTTGCTAGTTTAACGGGAATCTTTATTAAAGAAGCATTTTGTTTTAATCGTATAGAATCGAAGATTTTAAGTTTTATCATTCCTAGCTTATTACTAGGTTATATGATGAAGATATTACCATTAAAATTAGAACAATTTTTATTAACTACATGGGCAATATTATTTTTAGTATTTCTGATGGGTAAAGCTATTCAAGAAATACCTCCTGATATTGGCGATAAATCAGTATTTCAATATTTGAAAAGCAAAACTTCTTGA
- a CDS encoding S-adenosyl-l-methionine hydroxide adenosyltransferase family protein, whose translation MITLLTDFGLQDIYVGVMKGVIKTINPDVDLIDLTHEIPPQNILAGRFALMNAVDFFPDNTIYLAIVDPTVGSERKAIAIEFEKGYLVCPDNGISSGILNKYKSKNIVELTNKKYWLNNNPSSTFHGRDIFAPISAYLSRGVNINDLGKQIREDTLVKLDIESPIINNHEIIGSIQYIDIYGNLVTNISVDILNNESFYVLEGEQKIKSFLTYSSVNKGDLLALIGSHGWLEIAVNGGSAKIKLNKQYHDRIRVIIN comes from the coding sequence ATGATAACTTTATTGACAGATTTTGGATTGCAAGATATTTATGTTGGAGTAATGAAAGGGGTTATTAAAACTATTAATCCTGATGTCGATTTAATTGATTTAACCCATGAAATTCCTCCACAGAATATTTTAGCTGGTAGATTTGCCTTGATGAATGCCGTTGACTTTTTTCCCGATAATACCATTTATTTAGCTATAGTTGATCCTACTGTAGGTAGTGAGAGAAAAGCCATTGCGATCGAGTTTGAAAAAGGTTATTTAGTTTGTCCTGATAATGGAATATCGAGCGGTATTTTAAATAAATATAAATCGAAAAATATTGTAGAATTAACAAATAAAAAATATTGGCTTAATAATAATCCAAGCAGTACATTTCATGGCAGGGATATTTTTGCTCCTATATCAGCTTATTTAAGTCGTGGGGTTAATATAAATGATTTGGGTAAACAGATAAGAGAAGATACTTTAGTTAAGTTAGATATTGAATCTCCAATTATTAATAATCATGAAATTATTGGTTCAATTCAGTATATAGATATTTATGGAAATTTAGTTACTAATATTTCTGTTGATATATTGAATAATGAATCTTTTTATGTATTAGAAGGGGAACAAAAAATTAAGAGTTTTTTGACTTATAGTAGTGTAAATAAAGGAGATTTGTTAGCATTAATTGGCAGTCATGGATGGTTAGAAATTGCAGTTAACGGCGGTAGTGCTAAAATAAAGTTGAATAAACAATATCACGATCGAATTAGAGTAATAATTAATTAA